Proteins from one Chitinophaga oryzae genomic window:
- a CDS encoding RNA polymerase sigma factor has product MTTLLNKAELSAFDGIYSQYHQAVYKNICKLVFQPEVAEDILQEVFMALWNNRHKLELTHDVARWLFVVSYNKSIQHLKNTAKEKTVLAAHPQQPVSTEDDNFALLKDLQLHLISDAIEQLSPRKKMIFRLCRLEGKSLQEAASILGISHHTAKEYLKASSAFIKTYIATQQATVPAAGLLLLSAYLQY; this is encoded by the coding sequence ATGACTACGCTACTCAACAAAGCTGAACTTTCCGCATTCGACGGTATCTACAGCCAGTATCATCAGGCTGTGTATAAAAACATCTGTAAGCTGGTCTTCCAACCGGAAGTAGCGGAAGACATCCTGCAGGAGGTCTTTATGGCGCTGTGGAACAACCGTCACAAACTGGAACTTACCCATGATGTGGCCCGCTGGCTGTTTGTAGTGAGCTATAACAAATCTATCCAGCACCTTAAAAATACCGCCAAAGAAAAGACCGTGCTGGCGGCACATCCCCAACAGCCCGTATCCACCGAAGACGATAATTTTGCGCTGTTGAAAGACCTGCAGCTGCACCTGATCAGCGACGCCATCGAGCAACTGTCGCCCCGGAAGAAGATGATTTTCCGCCTTTGCCGGCTGGAAGGGAAGTCACTGCAGGAAGCCGCCTCCATCCTTGGCATCTCCCATCATACCGCTAAAGAATACCTGAAAGCATCCTCCGCCTTTATTAAAACCTACATCGCCACGCAACAAGCCACCGTTCCTGCAGCGGGTTTGTTGCTCCTCAGCGCCTACCTTCAATACTGA
- a CDS encoding FecR family protein, which produces MEQFYLLLEKFKKGQASAPDIALLETLMQQGADEPLKAAMLAAYQRSILEKEQVLPAEKTTALLDRLHAAIAADAAVHSRKRSLRALLLPLSAAAAVLVLIGVVYLKYRADRSKPAAITVASRHISNNGGGVKTLALADGSVIQLAPNSTLAWKDSAVLRRLTLQGKAEFIVQADPKKPFTVETAGVTVTALGTIFTVSTQTVNKVAVKLSEGKVQIHTAHQQEDVYLSPGEEYAINTITRTFDIKRAGSPKVPVNKAPEANNVVLSFNNEPLDQALHTLGAHFKTKVCFQQEDVSALYFTGKVLKRDSLQSILAAICAMNQLELRATADSIIISK; this is translated from the coding sequence ATGGAACAGTTTTACTTATTACTGGAGAAATTCAAGAAAGGGCAGGCAAGCGCACCGGACATCGCCCTGCTGGAAACACTGATGCAACAGGGCGCAGACGAGCCGCTAAAAGCCGCTATGCTGGCAGCTTACCAGCGAAGCATCCTGGAAAAGGAACAGGTGCTGCCTGCCGAAAAAACCACAGCCTTACTGGACCGGCTACACGCCGCCATAGCGGCTGACGCGGCGGTCCACTCCCGGAAACGGTCTTTGAGGGCGCTGTTGCTTCCTTTATCGGCAGCAGCGGCTGTGCTGGTATTGATCGGCGTCGTCTATCTGAAGTACCGGGCAGACAGGAGCAAGCCAGCAGCAATAACGGTGGCCAGCCGTCATATCAGTAACAACGGCGGCGGCGTTAAAACGCTCGCTCTGGCCGACGGCTCTGTGATACAACTGGCGCCCAACAGCACGCTCGCGTGGAAGGACAGCGCCGTACTACGCAGGCTGACTTTACAGGGAAAAGCGGAGTTTATCGTGCAGGCAGACCCGAAAAAACCTTTTACCGTGGAAACGGCTGGCGTTACGGTCACCGCGCTGGGCACCATTTTTACAGTCAGCACACAGACAGTCAACAAAGTGGCAGTAAAACTATCGGAAGGAAAAGTGCAGATACATACTGCCCATCAGCAGGAAGACGTGTATCTGTCACCAGGAGAAGAATATGCCATCAACACCATCACCCGGACGTTCGATATCAAAAGGGCCGGCAGCCCGAAAGTGCCGGTCAACAAGGCGCCGGAGGCCAACAATGTAGTACTTTCTTTCAACAACGAGCCGCTCGACCAGGCATTACATACCCTGGGAGCGCATTTTAAAACGAAAGTATGTTTTCAGCAGGAAGATGTCAGTGCATTGTATTTCACAGGGAAAGTGCTGAAGAGAGATTCCCTGCAGTCTATCCTGGCCGCCATATGCGCCATGAACCAGCTGGAGCTCAGGGCTACAGCAGATAGTATCATTATCAGCAAATAA